The Neofelis nebulosa isolate mNeoNeb1 chromosome X, mNeoNeb1.pri, whole genome shotgun sequence genome has a segment encoding these proteins:
- the LOC131502511 gene encoding dnaJ homolog subfamily A member 1-like, whose product MVKETTYYDVLGVKPNATQEELKKSYRKLALKYHPDKNPNEGEKFKQISQAYEVLSDAKKRELYDKGGEQAIKEGGAGGGFGSPMDIFDMFFGGGGRMKRERRGKNVVHQLSITLEDLYNGATRKLALQKNVICDKCEGRGGKKGAVECCPNCQGTGMQIRIHQIGPGMVQQIQSVCMECQGHGERISPKDRCKSCNGRKIVREKKILEVHIDKGMKDGQKITFHGEGDQEPGLEPGDIIIVLDQKDHAVFTRRGEDLFMCMDIQLVEALCGFQKPISTLDNRTIVIISHPGQIVKHGDIKCVLNEGMPIYRRPYEKGRLIIEFKVNFPENGFLSPDKLSLLEKLLPERKEVEETDEMDQVELVDFDPNQERRRHYNGEAYEDDEHHPRGGVQCQTS is encoded by the coding sequence ATGGTGAAAGAAACTACTTACTATGATGTTTTGGGGGTCAAACCCAATGCCACCCAGGAAGAATTGAAAAAGTCTTACAGGAAATTGGCTTTGAAGTACCACCCTGACAAGAATCCAAATGAAGGAGAGAAGTTTAAACAGATTTCTCAAGCTTATGAAGTGCTCTCTGATGCGAAGAAAAGGGAATTATATGACAAAGGAGGAgaacaggcaattaaagaaggtGGAGCAGGTGGTGGTTTTGGCTCCCCCATGGACATCTTTGATATGttttttggaggaggaggaaggatgaagagagagaggagaggtaaaAATGTTGTGCATCAGCTCTCTATAACCTTAGAAGATTTATATAATGGTGCAACAAGAAAACTAGCTCTGCAAAAGAATGTGATTTGTGACAAATGTGAAGGCCGAGGTGGTAAGAAAGGAGCAGTAGAATGTTGTCCCAATTGCCAAGGTACTGGAATGCAAATAAGAATTCATCAGATAGGACCTGGAATGGTTCAGCAAATTCAGTCTGTGTGCATGGAGTGCCAGGGCCATGGGGAACGGATCAGTCCTAAAGATAGATGTAAAAGCTGCAATGGAAGGAAGATAGTTCGAGAAAAGAAGATTCTAGAAGTTCATATTGACAAAGGCATGAAAGATGGCCAGAAGATAACATTCCATGGTGAAGGAGACCAAGAACCTGGACTGGAACCAGGAGATATTATCATTGTTTTAGATCAGAAGGACCATGCTGTTTTTACTAGGCGAGgagaggatcttttcatgtgtatggaCATACAGCTGGTTGAAGCACTGTGCGGCTTTCAAAAGCCAATATCTACTCTAGACAACAGAACCATTGTCATTATCTCTCATCCAGGTCAGATTGTCAAGCATGGAGATATCAAGTGTGTGCTGAATGAAGGCATGCCAATTTATCGTAGACCATACGAAAAGGGTCGCCTAATCATCGAATTTAAGGTAAACTTCCCTGAGAATGGCTTTCTCTCTCCTGATAAACTCTCTTTGCTGGAAAAGCTCCTACCTGAGAGGAAGGAAGTAGAAGAGACTGATGAAATGGACCAGGTAGAACTGGTGGACTTTGATCCAAATCAGGAAAGAAGGCGCCATTACAATGGAGAAGCGTATGAGGATGATGAACATCACCCTAGGGGAGGTGTTCAGTGTCAGACCTCTTAA